The Streptococcus viridans genome includes a window with the following:
- a CDS encoding DUF536 domain-containing protein, which translates to MAIEKTVSEIAEILGVSRQAVNNRVKALDPEDTEKNDKGVTVVTRSGLIKLEEIYKKTIFEDEPVSDDVKQRELMEILVDEKNAEIVRLYEQLKAKDDQLKSKDEQLSKKDEQLRVKDVQIAEKDKQLDQQQQLTLQAMNDRETLKLELDQANEKVQEQESKGFWRRVFGR; encoded by the coding sequence ATGGCTATCGAAAAAACAGTCAGCGAAATTGCTGAAATTCTAGGAGTTAGTCGCCAAGCGGTCAACAACCGTGTCAAGGCCCTAGATCCTGAAGATACAGAAAAAAATGATAAGGGAGTTACCGTCGTAACCCGTAGTGGCTTGATCAAGCTAGAAGAAATCTACAAAAAGACGATCTTTGAAGACGAGCCCGTCAGTGATGATGTCAAACAACGGGAACTGATGGAGATTCTAGTCGACGAGAAGAATGCTGAAATCGTTCGTCTCTACGAACAACTAAAAGCAAAAGACGACCAGCTAAAATCCAAAGATGAGCAATTATCTAAAAAGGACGAACAGTTGCGTGTCAAAGATGTTCAGATCGCTGAAAAAGACAAACAGCTCGACCAACAACAACAGCTAACCCTTCAGGCAATGAATGACCGCGAAACATTGAAATTAGAATTAGATCAAGCCAATGAAAAGGTTCAAGAACAAGAGAGTAAAGGCTTCTGGAGACGCGTCTTTGGTCGCTAA
- a CDS encoding Xaa-Pro dipeptidyl-peptidase, producing the protein MKYNQYSYLALDQADILKELKEIGFDLPLHLTEKEQFECFVRKVFFTYKNTDYPLSNLVVDSKTDLLSYFQSDREWSPNIFYTVALQLLGFRYFIDFEETDNFLKEVQFPIKYGNLVENLYHLLNTRTVKGNLLIEQLVSDGLIPEDNRYHFFNGKSLATFNCHDVIREVVYVESRIDSDQDGLPDLVKVNIIRPRYEGKIPAVMTASPYHQGTNDKASDKALYNMNVDLEKKEARSIQVSQPTLEIVDPVGEAQLVSEAEETLTHINSSYTLNDYLLARGFANLYVSGLGTKDSQGLMTNGDYRQIEAYKNVIDWLNGRCRAFTDHSRQRQIKADWSNGKVATTGLSYLGTMSNGLATTGVDGLEVIIAEAGISSWYNYYRENGLVTSPGGYPGEDFDSLAELTYSRALRAGDYLRHHAAHVADLEEVKKQLDRKTGDYNQFWHNRNYLLQADKVKAEVVFTHGSQDWNVKPLHVYNMFQALPANIRKHLFYHNGAHVYLNNWQSIDFRESMNALLSKKLLGYDSSYELPTVIWQDNTGEQSWTSLEDFGNQTAQRTFSLGDSEKVIQNRYATEDYERYGKAYPTFLTDLYQDKAQQVTIDLPIEKDLHLNGKARLHLRLQSSTDKGLLSAQLMELGSKKYLQPYPAVLSVRTLDNGRYHMLDNLTELPFKEAGQRVITKGYLNLQNRHDLLQVEPVTPGEWMEFDFELQPTIYKLEKGTTLRLVLYTTDFEITVRDQTDYQLTIDLANSSLTLPEME; encoded by the coding sequence ATGAAATACAATCAATATAGTTACTTGGCTCTCGACCAAGCAGACATTCTAAAAGAATTAAAAGAAATCGGTTTTGACCTTCCTCTTCATCTTACAGAAAAAGAACAGTTTGAATGCTTTGTTCGCAAAGTGTTCTTCACTTATAAAAACACAGACTATCCCCTCTCTAACCTTGTGGTGGATTCTAAAACAGATCTCCTAAGTTATTTCCAATCTGACCGCGAATGGTCTCCAAATATTTTCTACACAGTAGCCCTCCAATTGCTCGGTTTCCGCTATTTTATTGACTTTGAAGAAACAGATAACTTCTTAAAAGAAGTCCAATTTCCGATTAAATATGGAAACTTGGTAGAGAATCTCTATCACCTCCTCAACACTCGAACAGTCAAAGGGAATTTACTCATCGAACAGTTGGTCAGTGATGGCTTAATCCCTGAAGACAATCGCTACCACTTTTTCAACGGAAAAAGTCTAGCCACTTTTAACTGCCATGATGTGATCCGCGAGGTGGTCTATGTAGAAAGTCGAATTGATAGCGATCAGGATGGTCTTCCAGATTTGGTCAAGGTCAATATTATTCGCCCTCGCTATGAAGGAAAAATTCCAGCCGTCATGACTGCCAGCCCTTATCACCAAGGAACCAATGACAAGGCCAGTGACAAGGCTCTCTATAATATGAATGTGGACCTGGAGAAAAAAGAAGCAAGAAGCATCCAAGTCAGTCAACCCACGCTCGAAATCGTTGACCCAGTTGGAGAAGCCCAACTGGTCTCTGAGGCTGAAGAAACCCTCACTCATATCAACAGCAGTTATACTCTCAATGACTACCTTCTCGCCCGTGGCTTCGCCAATCTCTACGTCTCCGGTCTAGGGACCAAGGACTCCCAAGGCTTGATGACTAATGGAGATTACCGTCAAATCGAGGCCTATAAAAATGTCATCGACTGGCTCAACGGACGCTGTCGTGCCTTCACAGACCATAGTCGCCAACGCCAAATCAAGGCTGATTGGTCCAACGGCAAGGTTGCTACGACGGGCTTATCCTACCTAGGAACCATGTCCAATGGACTGGCTACCACAGGGGTTGATGGCCTAGAAGTGATCATCGCAGAAGCCGGTATCTCTTCTTGGTACAACTACTACCGCGAAAATGGCCTTGTCACAAGTCCTGGTGGCTATCCTGGAGAGGATTTTGATTCGCTCGCTGAGTTGACCTATTCACGCGCCCTTCGGGCTGGAGACTATCTCCGCCACCATGCAGCCCATGTCGCTGATTTGGAAGAGGTTAAGAAGCAATTGGATCGCAAAACAGGGGACTACAACCAATTCTGGCACAACCGTAACTACCTCCTACAGGCAGACAAAGTCAAGGCTGAAGTCGTCTTCACCCATGGTTCGCAAGACTGGAACGTCAAACCCCTCCATGTCTATAATATGTTCCAGGCTCTTCCAGCAAACATCAGGAAACACCTCTTCTACCACAATGGTGCCCATGTTTACCTCAACAACTGGCAGTCCATTGACTTCCGTGAAAGCATGAACGCCCTACTTTCTAAAAAATTACTGGGCTACGATTCAAGCTATGAATTGCCAACTGTCATCTGGCAGGACAATACAGGAGAGCAAAGCTGGACTAGCTTAGAAGATTTTGGCAACCAAACAGCTCAGCGGACCTTCTCTCTTGGTGACAGTGAAAAAGTTATCCAAAACCGCTATGCGACAGAAGACTATGAGCGCTATGGCAAGGCCTATCCAACCTTCTTAACCGATCTTTACCAAGATAAGGCCCAGCAAGTGACCATCGATCTTCCGATAGAAAAAGACCTACACCTCAACGGAAAAGCTCGCCTTCACCTACGGCTCCAATCTAGCACTGACAAGGGCTTGCTCTCAGCCCAACTGATGGAGCTAGGAAGCAAGAAGTACCTCCAGCCTTATCCAGCCGTCCTATCCGTCCGTACCCTTGATAACGGTCGTTACCATATGCTAGACAACTTGACCGAGTTGCCCTTCAAGGAAGCCGGCCAACGAGTAATTACAAAGGGGTATCTCAACCTTCAAAACCGTCATGATCTTTTACAAGTCGAACCTGTAACCCCAGGGGAATGGATGGAATTCGACTTTGAACTCCAACCAACCATCTACAAGCTGGAAAAAGGGACTACTCTTCGTCTTGTCCTTTATACAACCGATTTCGAGATCACCGTCCGCGACCAGACGGACTACCAACTCACCATTGACCTGGCCAATTCTAGCCTGACCCTTCCTGAAATGGAGTAA
- a CDS encoding YbaB/EbfC family nucleoid-associated protein, translating to MMNMQNMMKQAQKLQKQMEQSQAELAASQFVGKSAQDLVVATLTGDKKVVSIEFNPAVVDPEDTETLSDMTVQAINAAIEEIDEATKKKLGAFAGKLPF from the coding sequence ATGATGAATATGCAAAACATGATGAAGCAAGCACAAAAGCTTCAGAAACAAATGGAACAAAGCCAGGCAGAGTTGGCGGCTTCTCAATTTGTTGGCAAATCAGCTCAGGACTTAGTCGTCGCTACCTTGACAGGTGATAAAAAGGTGGTATCTATCGAATTTAACCCAGCAGTCGTGGACCCAGAAGATACAGAAACTCTTTCTGATATGACGGTTCAAGCCATCAATGCGGCCATCGAAGAAATTGATGAGGCAACCAAGAAAAAATTGGGAGCTTTTGCTGGTAAATTACCATTCTAA
- a CDS encoding Nramp family divalent metal transporter, with translation MSLEQLERKSLQEINQSVKVPKGTSFWKTLLLFSGPGSLVAVGYMDPGNWITSVVGGAHYRYLLLSVVLLSSLIAMQLQQMAGKLGIVHRKDLAQTTATHLPKWLRYILWLVIELALMATDLAEVIGSGIALHLLFGWPLLFSILVTILDVFLLLGLMHLGFRKIEAIVSTLILTILGIFIYLVVLSKPDIGGIFAGFIPQKEIVGIGLPKGSQALTLALGIIGATVMPHNLYLHSSISQTRKVDYEDPADVRRAVRFMTWDSNIELTLAFVVNSLLLILGAALFFGHAEEIGAFSSMYDALKNNAIAGAIASPFLSTLFAVALLASGQNSTITGTLTGQIVMEGFLKFRLPQWLVRLFTRMLALTPVLIVAFLFGDQESVLDDLLVYSQVFLSLALPFSIFPLVYFTSNKKIMGEFVNAKWNTYLAYGVATLLTLLNVQLIVTTLFK, from the coding sequence ATGAGTTTAGAACAGTTAGAGCGGAAATCGCTCCAAGAAATCAATCAATCCGTCAAGGTTCCCAAGGGAACTTCTTTTTGGAAGACCTTATTATTGTTTTCAGGTCCGGGTAGCCTAGTAGCAGTGGGCTACATGGATCCCGGAAACTGGATCACCAGCGTTGTTGGAGGGGCTCACTATCGTTACTTGCTATTGTCGGTAGTTCTCTTGTCTTCCTTGATTGCCATGCAATTGCAACAGATGGCTGGGAAACTAGGGATTGTCCATCGGAAAGATTTGGCCCAGACAACAGCGACGCATTTGCCCAAGTGGCTCCGCTATATTCTCTGGTTAGTGATTGAATTAGCTTTGATGGCGACAGATTTAGCAGAAGTCATTGGTTCAGGGATTGCTCTTCATTTGCTGTTCGGATGGCCCTTGCTCTTTTCTATTTTGGTCACCATCCTGGATGTCTTCCTCCTCCTTGGACTCATGCACTTAGGTTTTCGCAAGATTGAGGCCATTGTCTCCACCTTGATTTTGACCATTTTGGGGATTTTTATCTATCTTGTGGTCCTATCAAAACCAGATATAGGTGGAATTTTTGCTGGGTTTATTCCCCAAAAGGAAATCGTAGGCATTGGTCTTCCTAAAGGATCACAAGCCTTGACGCTAGCCCTGGGGATTATTGGTGCAACCGTCATGCCTCATAATCTCTATTTACATTCTTCCATTTCACAAACACGAAAGGTCGATTATGAGGATCCTGCAGATGTTCGTCGGGCTGTGCGCTTCATGACCTGGGACTCCAATATTGAATTGACCCTGGCTTTTGTTGTCAACTCTCTCTTGTTGATTCTCGGAGCGGCCCTCTTTTTTGGCCACGCTGAAGAAATTGGAGCCTTCTCTAGTATGTATGATGCCTTGAAAAACAATGCCATTGCAGGAGCTATTGCAAGTCCTTTTCTGTCCACTCTCTTTGCCGTTGCTTTGTTAGCAAGTGGTCAAAATTCAACTATCACAGGCACTCTGACGGGACAAATTGTCATGGAAGGTTTTCTTAAATTCCGGCTTCCTCAATGGCTTGTCCGTCTCTTTACTAGGATGTTAGCCCTCACTCCTGTCCTGATAGTCGCCTTTCTCTTTGGGGATCAGGAAAGTGTTCTAGATGATTTGTTAGTCTATTCTCAAGTCTTCTTGTCGCTGGCTCTACCATTTTCAATTTTTCCCTTAGTTTACTTTACCTCCAATAAAAAAATCATGGGAGAATTTGTCAATGCAAAATGGAATACCTATTTAGCTTACGGAGTAGCAACTCTTTTGACTCTTTTAAACGTCCAACTCATTGTGACGACGCTCTTTAAATAA
- a CDS encoding 3'-5' exonuclease gives MKELSHYVSFDLEFNQFEGKYHIIQVSAVRFADGQEVAHFDSYAYTDKPLKSFINGLTGITSDKILQAPPLEQVLEEFQDFVADSPLIGYNAIKSDLPILAENGLEFTDQYAVDVFEEASKRRPSDLHGIKNLQLHTVAQFLGVAGKSHDSLEDARMTALVYEAFLESDRARQLLTEQESFSTSPFGGLDLSNFFND, from the coding sequence TTGAAAGAATTAAGCCACTATGTCTCCTTTGATTTAGAATTTAATCAATTTGAAGGAAAGTACCACATTATCCAAGTTTCTGCCGTCCGCTTTGCAGATGGCCAAGAAGTTGCCCACTTTGATTCCTATGCCTATACGGATAAACCACTAAAGAGTTTTATCAATGGCCTCACCGGGATCACATCTGATAAAATCCTCCAAGCTCCCCCACTCGAACAAGTCCTAGAAGAGTTTCAAGACTTTGTTGCAGACAGTCCCCTCATTGGATACAATGCCATCAAGAGCGACCTCCCTATCCTAGCAGAAAATGGGCTGGAGTTCACAGACCAGTATGCTGTTGATGTCTTTGAGGAAGCGTCTAAACGCCGGCCTTCTGACCTCCATGGGATCAAAAACTTGCAGCTCCATACAGTTGCTCAGTTTTTAGGTGTGGCTGGAAAATCGCATGATAGTCTAGAAGATGCACGAATGACTGCCCTTGTTTATGAAGCCTTTCTCGAATCAGACCGGGCCCGGCAACTCTTAACAGAACAAGAATCCTTTTCTACCTCTCCTTTTGGTGGATTAGACCTCTCCAATTTTTTTAACGACTAA
- a CDS encoding DUF308 domain-containing protein produces MVRTLSVEEVARRRTLLFGLLAVIFGILIFRNGVGFTKFSLDLLAVYFLVDGLGSFLLRLILRRKSISYSHSIWFIFLSVSLSWLNRLTNLPVDLVVICLGAYQLGTALVYAITFWLYKANRVKGGWIYLWDALLNGAIGLASVLEPGSDGHFQFILLGTYLVLLGISNIRDGILFDKDQQGQELKRRFRISLPVIFAAFIPAEELKRFNQFLQKGRSTGQGGPYRLVKTEEEARELEILVHTSDSNLFGAIGHVDICYQGKVISYGSYDPFSERLFGTIGDGVLFKVDKEPYIELCKRESHKTLFGYSLSLTEEESQAVEKRLDEIDQLLEPWDPPSRLQEDGQTTYAYKLKYDLGAELYKFTSSRFKSYFILSTNCCLLADSIVGQAGTAVLDVRGVIAPGTYQDYLEYEFEAPNGLVHTRTVY; encoded by the coding sequence ATGGTGAGAACATTATCTGTTGAAGAAGTTGCAAGAAGGCGGACCTTATTGTTTGGGCTTCTTGCTGTTATTTTTGGGATTCTCATTTTTCGAAACGGTGTTGGCTTCACCAAGTTTTCCTTGGATCTATTAGCTGTTTATTTTTTAGTCGATGGACTAGGAAGTTTTCTCCTGCGCTTGATCTTGCGTCGCAAGTCTATTTCCTATAGCCATTCCATTTGGTTTATTTTTCTTTCGGTTAGTTTGAGTTGGTTGAATCGATTGACCAATTTACCCGTTGATTTGGTGGTGATTTGTTTAGGAGCTTACCAGTTGGGAACAGCTCTGGTCTATGCCATTACATTTTGGCTTTACAAGGCCAATCGGGTAAAAGGAGGCTGGATCTATTTATGGGATGCTCTTTTGAACGGGGCGATTGGTCTAGCAAGCGTCTTGGAACCTGGTTCAGATGGGCACTTTCAATTTATCCTCTTGGGGACTTATCTGGTCTTGTTGGGGATTTCTAATATTCGAGATGGTATTTTATTTGACAAAGACCAACAAGGCCAGGAGTTGAAACGTCGCTTTCGTATTAGCCTACCTGTTATCTTTGCAGCCTTTATCCCAGCTGAGGAGTTAAAACGCTTTAACCAGTTTCTTCAAAAAGGGAGATCGACGGGTCAAGGTGGCCCATATCGGTTGGTGAAAACGGAAGAAGAGGCAAGGGAATTAGAAATTTTGGTTCATACTTCTGATAGCAACCTATTTGGAGCGATTGGGCATGTAGATATTTGTTATCAGGGGAAGGTCATTTCTTACGGAAGTTACGATCCTTTTTCAGAGCGTCTGTTTGGGACGATTGGGGATGGCGTACTTTTTAAAGTGGATAAGGAACCATACATCGAACTATGTAAAAGAGAGAGTCACAAGACTCTGTTTGGCTACAGTCTATCCCTTACGGAAGAAGAGAGTCAGGCAGTGGAGAAACGTCTAGATGAAATTGATCAATTGTTAGAACCTTGGGATCCACCTAGTAGGTTACAGGAAGACGGTCAGACGACCTATGCTTACAAATTGAAGTATGATTTAGGAGCTGAACTATATAAATTTACTTCTTCGCGTTTTAAATCTTATTTTATTCTGTCTACTAATTGTTGCCTGTTAGCAGATTCGATCGTGGGACAGGCGGGAACGGCTGTATTAGATGTGCGGGGAGTGATTGCACCAGGGACCTATCAGGATTATTTAGAGTACGAATTTGAAGCTCCAAATGGCCTGGTCCATACACGAACCGTATATTAA
- a CDS encoding CppA N-terminal domain-containing protein: protein MCINKISSISPVLKTNNRNVNQEFFEKVLGMKTLLEDGALLSLGDQSKTDRLYLEESPSMRTRKVEGPKRLACLKIHVTNPQEIEWLLARGHQVDRLFKGKNGYAFEALSPEGDRILLHAEEQVDSLVEIGEVPDFQANEEFTTLTEFFVEKMVLRVPNVEISTAFYQQLPGLEDYLELDASDGPDLTLSNGQTWDLCQVKVILEPFVASEVASCFGDQVTFVPKRQQFVLVEDPSKIEWWFEA, encoded by the coding sequence ATGTGCATAAATAAAATTAGTAGTATTTCACCTGTATTAAAAACAAACAATCGAAATGTCAATCAAGAATTTTTTGAAAAGGTCTTGGGAATGAAAACCCTGTTGGAAGATGGGGCCTTATTATCCCTTGGAGACCAATCGAAGACAGACCGTCTCTATTTAGAGGAATCCCCTAGTATGAGAACACGCAAGGTAGAGGGGCCAAAACGCCTCGCCTGCTTAAAGATTCATGTGACCAATCCTCAAGAAATTGAGTGGCTTCTGGCTCGTGGTCATCAAGTTGATCGCCTCTTCAAAGGAAAAAATGGTTATGCCTTCGAGGCCCTTTCGCCAGAAGGAGATCGTATCTTACTCCATGCGGAAGAGCAAGTGGACAGTTTAGTTGAAATCGGGGAAGTTCCAGATTTTCAAGCGAATGAAGAGTTTACAACCTTGACGGAGTTTTTCGTAGAAAAGATGGTGCTTCGTGTGCCTAATGTAGAGATTTCTACAGCTTTTTATCAACAACTACCTGGCTTAGAAGATTATTTAGAGTTAGATGCATCAGATGGTCCAGACCTCACACTTTCAAATGGGCAGACTTGGGACCTTTGTCAGGTCAAGGTCATTCTAGAGCCATTTGTAGCAAGTGAAGTAGCCTCTTGCTTTGGAGATCAGGTGACTTTTGTACCAAAAAGGCAACAATTTGTCTTGGTTGAAGATCCAAGCAAGATTGAATGGTGGTTTGAAGCCTAA